The following proteins are co-located in the Pseudomonadota bacterium genome:
- a CDS encoding phosphoribosylanthranilate isomerase, with the protein MTARTRIKVCGMTDMAEARGAAEAGVDALGFIFVKQSPRYIDPDLARNIIRILPPFVDAVGVFVNEDPDVVGEIAQYCGLTMVQLHGDEPPEYCQKITTRIIKTFSVGAGRQAPDLSPYAGIVSGFLFDTFHEKIAGGTGETFDWSILEGIEAPGPIILAGGLAPENVSEAIRQTSPFAVDVNSGVEIEPGRKLLERIRMFVQEVGKADRQS; encoded by the coding sequence GGTGCGGCAGAAGCAGGCGTGGATGCACTGGGATTTATTTTTGTCAAACAAAGCCCCCGTTATATTGACCCGGATCTGGCCAGAAACATTATTAGGATTCTGCCGCCCTTTGTAGATGCGGTGGGGGTTTTTGTCAATGAAGATCCTGACGTTGTGGGAGAGATCGCCCAGTATTGCGGGCTTACCATGGTTCAGCTGCACGGGGACGAACCCCCGGAATACTGTCAGAAAATAACCACCAGAATTATAAAAACATTCAGCGTCGGGGCAGGCAGGCAGGCACCGGATTTATCCCCATATGCCGGGATTGTTTCCGGCTTTCTTTTTGACACCTTTCATGAAAAAATCGCTGGAGGGACGGGGGAGACTTTTGACTGGTCTATCCTTGAAGGGATAGAAGCTCCCGGGCCGATAATCCTCGCCGGGGGACTTGCCCCTGAAAACGTCAGCGAAGCAATCAGACAGACCTCCCCTTTTGCAGTGGATGTTAATTCCGGAGTAGAAATTGAGCCCGGCAGGAAGCTGCTTGAAAGAATTCGTATGTTTGTCCAGGAAGTCGGGAAGGCCGACCGGCAATCATAA